In Chitinophaga sp. HK235, a single window of DNA contains:
- a CDS encoding S8 family peptidase: MKLFSREVAVLACVALMTAFTTRTVAQSKTPVPRNWQLLSYDTDSVYGTATEKAYKEILKGRKSTPVIVAVIDSGIDTTHEDLKGLLWTNPGEIPGNGKDDDGNGYVDDIHGWNFLGGKDGSSLKEDSDEATREYYRYKNKYNNPDSALDSKSKEYAIWQNLKQKIEKPSSQTKLQYKTMAKLQENVNKCENILKTYLNKDDFTVAQLDSIQTTNQDVLLARNFMTRLLKSTGDEPTSFGEFKMEFEGYMSELKRKAESTEVPPNQNREKIVGDNFEDIRDNKYGNNDVMGKFAFHGTHVSGIIGALRHNGVGMDGVAENVRIMAIKAVPDGDERDKDVALAIRYAVDNGAQIINMSFGKPYSPHKDWIDEAVKYAEKKGVLLVHAAGNDGSNNDSVPNYPNPEFADGTRANNYITVGAISHGLSPDKVAPFSNYGKKNVDVFAPGVQIYSTVPGGNKYGSASGTSMAAPVVAGVAALVLSYYPDLSARQLKYILEKSATPLPDGTTEVNKPGTQDEKIAFSDLSVSGGIVNAYEALKLAGTIKGENVKKKLKAKMKPVKKM, encoded by the coding sequence ATGAAATTGTTTAGTCGAGAGGTTGCAGTCTTGGCATGTGTTGCATTGATGACTGCTTTTACTACCAGAACAGTTGCACAAAGTAAAACCCCGGTACCCAGGAACTGGCAGTTGTTGAGCTATGACACCGACAGTGTTTATGGTACCGCCACCGAAAAAGCCTACAAGGAGATACTGAAAGGACGAAAAAGCACCCCTGTAATAGTGGCTGTGATTGACTCCGGCATTGATACCACCCATGAAGACCTGAAAGGTCTGTTATGGACCAATCCCGGCGAAATTCCCGGCAACGGCAAAGATGACGATGGTAATGGTTATGTGGATGATATTCATGGCTGGAACTTCCTGGGCGGCAAAGACGGAAGCAGTCTCAAGGAAGACTCTGATGAAGCTACCCGCGAATATTATCGCTACAAGAACAAATACAACAATCCCGATTCCGCACTGGATTCCAAATCCAAAGAATACGCCATCTGGCAAAACCTGAAGCAGAAAATCGAGAAACCAAGCTCTCAGACCAAACTTCAGTATAAAACCATGGCCAAACTTCAGGAGAACGTCAACAAATGCGAAAATATCCTGAAAACATACCTGAACAAGGATGATTTTACCGTAGCGCAACTGGACAGTATCCAAACCACTAACCAGGACGTGCTGCTGGCCCGCAATTTCATGACCCGCCTGCTGAAAAGTACCGGCGACGAGCCTACCTCTTTCGGTGAGTTTAAAATGGAATTTGAGGGATATATGAGCGAACTGAAAAGAAAGGCAGAAAGCACAGAAGTACCCCCCAACCAGAACCGCGAAAAGATTGTGGGCGACAACTTCGAAGATATCCGCGATAATAAATACGGCAATAACGATGTGATGGGTAAATTCGCCTTTCACGGCACTCACGTAAGTGGTATCATCGGCGCCCTCCGTCACAACGGCGTAGGTATGGACGGTGTGGCCGAAAATGTTCGCATCATGGCTATCAAAGCGGTACCTGACGGAGATGAAAGAGATAAGGACGTAGCCCTGGCTATCCGCTATGCAGTGGACAACGGTGCACAGATCATCAATATGAGCTTTGGTAAACCTTACTCTCCGCATAAAGACTGGATAGATGAAGCAGTGAAATACGCAGAGAAAAAAGGCGTGTTACTGGTACATGCCGCTGGCAATGATGGCAGCAACAACGACTCCGTTCCCAACTACCCTAATCCGGAATTTGCAGATGGCACCCGTGCCAACAACTACATCACAGTGGGCGCCATCAGCCATGGACTTTCACCTGATAAAGTAGCTCCCTTCTCCAACTACGGTAAAAAGAATGTGGATGTCTTCGCGCCAGGTGTACAGATCTACTCTACCGTTCCTGGCGGTAACAAATACGGCAGCGCCAGCGGTACCAGTATGGCAGCTCCGGTAGTAGCCGGTGTAGCAGCGCTGGTACTCTCCTACTACCCCGATCTGAGCGCTCGCCAGCTGAAATATATCCTGGAAAAGAGCGCCACTCCTCTACCTGACGGCACTACAGAAGTCAACAAGCCCGGTACTCAGGATGAAAAAATCGCTTTTTCAGATCTGTCTGTAAGCGGTGGTATCGTTAACGCTTATGAAGCACTGAAACTTGCGGGCACCATCAAAGGTGAAAACGTGAAGAAAAAGCTTAAAGCCAAGATGAAGCCGGTGAAAAAAATGTAA
- a CDS encoding DUF4870 domain-containing protein gives MTQRDERNWGTFVHLGGIVGSVIYNAAGNIILVLILWLIKRDQSKFVDDQGKEAINFQITISLLGVLISVLGGIFDGLWSLGNLILQARGDMFHSGWSWYKLHGILWVVNVIFSIIAAVKANEGVSYKYPFSLRLVK, from the coding sequence ATGACGCAACGAGACGAACGTAACTGGGGCACCTTTGTACACCTGGGTGGCATTGTAGGCTCAGTTATTTATAATGCTGCCGGAAATATCATTCTTGTACTGATATTATGGCTTATCAAACGTGATCAGTCCAAATTTGTGGATGATCAGGGTAAAGAAGCCATCAACTTTCAGATAACCATTAGTTTGCTGGGAGTCCTGATTAGTGTATTGGGTGGTATTTTCGACGGATTATGGTCACTGGGAAATCTGATCCTCCAGGCCCGCGGGGATATGTTCCATTCAGGCTGGAGCTGGTATAAACTTCACGGCATCTTATGGGTGGTGAATGTTATCTTCAGTATTATAGCGGCGGTGAAAGCTAATGAAGGTGTTTCCTACAAATATCCGTTTTCACTGAGACTGGTAAAATAA
- a CDS encoding cupin domain-containing protein codes for MGNTVTTNQSLCNRITGQRIRFLTGFTAPHDWLEMEAIWPPASKEPPLHYHPYQEEIFEILEGELSIRLPGGVRVYPKGAVIRIAPGTPHSMWNAGASEVSVNWKVWPALETAGLLYNLYGRVNDGLPSHQKELSLPVIIYLLIKYDRCLRLAKPPVWVIYFLYYLFQPFYLVMNYRKRFYRL; via the coding sequence ATGGGTAACACAGTCACTACAAATCAATCCCTCTGTAACCGGATCACTGGACAACGGATCCGTTTTTTAACTGGTTTTACAGCTCCGCACGATTGGCTGGAAATGGAGGCCATCTGGCCACCAGCATCTAAAGAACCTCCATTGCACTATCATCCTTATCAGGAAGAAATTTTTGAGATATTGGAAGGAGAGCTTAGTATCCGCCTGCCGGGCGGTGTGAGGGTATACCCCAAAGGTGCAGTCATCCGTATTGCGCCAGGTACGCCACATAGCATGTGGAATGCCGGTGCCAGTGAAGTGTCTGTAAACTGGAAGGTATGGCCTGCACTGGAGACAGCCGGCTTGCTGTACAACTTGTACGGACGGGTCAATGACGGGCTGCCGTCTCACCAAAAGGAGCTTTCGCTGCCAGTGATAATCTATTTGTTGATAAAGTATGATCGTTGTTTGCGGCTGGCAAAACCACCGGTGTGGGTGATATATTTTCTTTACTACTTATTCCAACCATTTTACCTGGTGATGAATTACCGGAAACGTTTTTACAGACTGTGA
- a CDS encoding helix-turn-helix domain-containing protein, translating into MKQSDKQNATCEQELAAIRDSLEVLGGKWKLRIMRHLNNHVDEVNTFKKIQREIEGISAKMLTKELQDLEINLLITRTVRDTKPVSVSYAITSYGLSVFTVNDSLVDWGLKHRQKIK; encoded by the coding sequence ATGAAACAGTCTGATAAACAAAATGCTACTTGTGAACAAGAGCTGGCGGCTATTCGCGATAGCCTGGAAGTCCTGGGTGGCAAATGGAAGTTAAGGATCATGCGCCATCTCAACAACCATGTTGATGAAGTCAACACTTTCAAAAAAATTCAAAGGGAGATAGAAGGTATCTCTGCAAAAATGCTAACAAAAGAATTGCAGGACCTTGAAATTAACCTGCTCATCACCCGGACTGTCAGAGACACCAAACCGGTAAGTGTGAGTTATGCCATCACTTCCTACGGGCTAAGTGTTTTTACAGTAAACGACAGTCTGGTAGACTGGGGATTAAAACACCGGCAAAAAATCAAGTAA
- a CDS encoding PhzF family phenazine biosynthesis protein, protein MKQLDYYVLDVFTDQKYKGNQLSVVCIDQELDMDQYYDISREFGYSETSFVHYSEEEKVFKVRSFTPAKFEVAGAGHNLLGAVCLALIKKWNVFSHQGDSPWVKVKDIPVALRITEKNGLPYVGMKQKPAVMVGAVPDNIISEAIGLSSADLVLNGWPVQIVKTEVAHLMVPVCNAAVLESAIVNKRLLKAASQKYGFEGCYLFTTNDLEDGMAAESRFFNPGIGIDEDPATGTAAGPLAGYLQKLGYIEKNKDYLFLQGKFVAQPSTISVSVEEDGIWVSGSSTVVMEGKLFL, encoded by the coding sequence ATGAAACAGCTTGATTATTACGTATTGGATGTATTTACTGACCAGAAATACAAAGGCAACCAACTTTCAGTCGTTTGTATAGACCAAGAACTTGATATGGATCAGTATTATGACATATCAAGAGAGTTTGGATACTCGGAAACATCTTTCGTGCATTATTCTGAAGAAGAAAAGGTATTTAAAGTACGATCTTTTACACCCGCTAAATTTGAAGTGGCTGGCGCCGGACATAACCTGTTGGGAGCAGTTTGTTTGGCACTGATAAAAAAATGGAACGTTTTCAGCCATCAGGGCGACTCACCGTGGGTGAAGGTAAAGGATATACCAGTAGCGCTACGAATAACAGAGAAGAACGGATTACCTTATGTTGGCATGAAGCAAAAACCAGCTGTTATGGTAGGAGCGGTGCCAGATAATATTATTTCAGAAGCGATTGGATTAAGTAGTGCTGATCTTGTATTGAATGGCTGGCCGGTGCAAATTGTTAAAACTGAAGTAGCGCATCTCATGGTACCAGTTTGCAATGCAGCAGTGCTTGAAAGTGCTATCGTTAATAAACGACTTTTAAAAGCAGCATCACAAAAATATGGTTTCGAGGGTTGTTATTTATTTACCACCAATGACCTGGAGGACGGTATGGCAGCGGAATCAAGGTTTTTTAACCCAGGGATCGGAATAGATGAGGACCCGGCCACTGGTACAGCTGCCGGACCGCTTGCCGGCTATCTTCAAAAGCTGGGCTATATAGAGAAAAATAAGGACTATCTTTTTTTGCAGGGTAAATTTGTAGCACAGCCATCAACCATATCTGTATCCGTTGAGGAAGATGGAATATGGGTGAGTGGTTCATCAACGGTAGTAATGGAAGGAAAACTCTTTTTATAA